One genomic segment of Helianthus annuus cultivar XRQ/B chromosome 14, HanXRQr2.0-SUNRISE, whole genome shotgun sequence includes these proteins:
- the LOC110904337 gene encoding probable glycosyltransferase At5g03795 codes for MASFKGLFFMVSASLIILRMVFFFVTSISSTSELLMKHDNLHDAHHFDLKPPFDHDQSSEIFTPSISILSRYNDVVRVLHDEKPLSKSTVDDESGVAHEDGEMPTANTSHEGGQLSKEPLNVKEVYHEKDIFLENYNQMNKTMKIYVYPHETTDPFANIFLPDNHGSPGGNYASESYFKIALSMSHFVTQDPSDADLFFLPFSIASMRHDKRIGVGGIKTFIKDYIFNISHKYPFWNRTGGADHFYVACHSIGRTAMEKAPEVSLNAIQVVCSSSYFLQGYTAHKDASIPQIWPRPGVRPTRHPSKREMLAFYAGAMNSRVRESLVQTWINDSEIAVHQKRLKTPYSESLLGSKFCIHAKGFEVNTARIGDAIYYGCVPVVLADHYDLPFGDVLNWNSFSVVVSTQDIAFLKTILNKIVESDEYLKMQKNVLQVQKHFEWHQIPVDFDTFYMVLYELWLRRSSVRIHSFN; via the exons ATGGCTTCATTCAAAGGCTTGTTCTTCATGGTATCAGCCTCCTTGATTATTTTAAGAATGGTCTTCTTTTTTGTGACATCTATTTCTTCAACCTCAGAGTTACTGATGAAGCATGATAACCTGCATGATGCTCATCACTTTGACTTAAAACCACCATTTGATCATGATCAATCTTCGGAAATCTTTACTCCTTCCATCTCAATCCTTAGTCGGTATAACGATGTTGTTCGGGTATTGCACGACGAAAAGCCGTTGTCGAAATCCACAGTCGATGATGAGTCTGGAGTGGCGCATGAAGATGGAGAAATGCCCACGGCGAATACAAGTCATGAGGGTGGTCAACTCTCAAAAG AACCTTTGAATGTCAAAGAAGTATACCATGAAAAAGACATTTTCCTGGAAAACTACAATCAAATGAACAAAACCATGAAAATATACGTTTACCCGCACGAGACAACCGACCCGTTTGCCAACATTTTCTTGCCTGACAACCACGGTTCACCAGGAGGCAACTATGCCAGTGAAAGCTACTTCAAAATTGCACTCTCAATGAGCCATTTTGTCACACAAGATCCATCTGATGCAGACctctttttcttgccattttccATTGCAAGTATGAGACATGATAAGAGAATCGGAGTAGGTGGCATTAAAACCTTCATCAAAGACTACATCTTTAACATAAGTCACAAATACCCGTTTTGGAACCGCACAGGTGGTGCTGATCATTTTTATGTCGCGTGTCATTCTATTGGGAGGACTGCGATGGAGAAAGCACCCGAAGTTAGTCTCAATGCAATTCAAGTTGTTTGTTCTTCAAGTTATTTCTTGCAAGGGTACACCGCACATAAAGATGCATCAATACCACAAATATGGCCAAGGCCCGGGGTCCGCCCCACCCGTCATCCGTCTAAAAG GGAAATGCTTGCATTTTATGCAGGAGCAATGAACTCGCGGGTGCGCGAATCTTTGGTTCAGACATGGATTAATGATTCCGAGATTGCTGTTCACCAAAAGCGCCTGAAGACCCCTTACTCAGAGTCACTTCTTGGAAGCAAGTTTTGCATCCATGCAAAAGGGTTTGAAGTAAACACGGCTCGTATAGGTGATGCAATCTACTATGGTTGTGTTCCTGTTGTTTTGGCTGACCATTATGATCTGCCATTTGGGGATGTCTTGAATTGGAATAGCTTCTCGGTTGTTGTTTCAACACAAGATATTGCGTTCTTGAAGACAATACTTAACAAGATTGTTGAGTCTGATGAGTACTTGAAGATGCAGAAGAATGTGTTGCAGGTGCAAAAGCATTTTGAATGGCATCAAATTCCTGTAGATTTTGATACGTTTTATATGGTACTGTATGAGTTATGGCTCAGAAGAAGTTCTGTAAGGATTCATTCATTTAATTAA
- the LOC110904336 gene encoding beta-glucosidase BoGH3B isoform X1, producing the protein MATLLKIIVTGTPFQLAMGVKNMGKASVLLIMVICCWISMAEAEYFKYKDPKKPIGVRIKDLMKRMTLEEKIGQMTQIDKKVASNEVINKYFIGSVLSGGGSVPAKQASPKTWVDMVNDYQKGSLSTRLGIPLIYGIDAVHGHNNVYKATIFPHNVGLGVTRDPVLVKKIGAATAREVRATGIQYAFAPCIAVCRDPRWGRCYESYSEDPKIVKLMTEIIPGLQGEIPAGSRKGVPFVGGPDKVAACAKHYLGDGGTHLGTNEGNTIVDAKEFFSIHMPAYYDAVIKGVATIMTSYSSWNGVKMHANRFLVTDFLKNRLKFKGFVISDWQGIDRITTPEHTNYTYSIIAGMNAGIDMFMVPYNYTEFIDGLTYLVKNRFIPTSRVDDAVKRILRVKFSMGLFEKPLADYSMAKYLGSQEHRDLAREAVRKTLVLLKNGKSLKTPLLPLPKQASKILVAGSHADNIGYQCGGWTIEWQGLSGDITDGTTILSAVKKTVGPKTQVVYNENPSDSFVKSNKFDYAIVVVGEHPYAETFGDSKNLTIPEPGPSTINNVCGSVKCVVVVISGRPVVIQPYLKTIDALVAAWLPGSEGQGVTDVLFGDYGFTGKLARTWFKSVNQLPMNVGDAHYDPLYPFGFGLTTKPRKN; encoded by the exons ATGGCTACTCTACTGAA AATTATTGTCACTGGAACCCCATTCCAATTAGCAATGGGGGTCAAGAACATGGGTAAAGCTTCAGTTTTGTTGATTATGGTGATATGCTGCTGGATCTCCATGGCTGAAGCAGAGTACTTTAAATACAAAGACCCAAAAAAACCAATTGGTGTTAGGATCAAAGATTTGATGAAAAGAATGACTTTAGAAGAAAAGATTGGGCAAATGACACAAATTGATAAAAAAGTTGCATCCAATGAGGTCATCAACAAGTACTTCATTG GGAGTGTGTTGAGTGGAGGAGGGAGTGTTCCAGCCAAACAGGCATCCCCAAAAACATGGGTTGACATGGTCAACGATTACCAAAAGGGGTCGTTATCGACCCGATTGGGGATACCGTTGATTTATGGGATTGATGCTGTTCATGGTCATAACAATGTTTACAAAGCTACAATCTTTCCTCACAATGTTGGTCTTGGAGTTACCAG GGACCCAGTTCTGGTCAAGAAGATTGGAGCTGCAACTGCACGTGAAGTTAGAGCCACTGGGATACAATATGCTTTTGCACCTTGTATTGCA GTTTGTAGAGATCCGAGATGGGGCCGTTGCTATGAGAGTTACAGTGAAGATCCGAAGATTGTTAAGCTAATGACTGAGATTATTCCCGGTTTACAAGGAGAGATCCCTGCTGGTTCAAGAAAGGGTGTTCCTTTTGTCGGTGGACC AGATAAAGTAGCAGCATGTGCTAAGCATTATTTGGGAGATGGTGGGACCCACCTGGGCACAAACGAAGGCAACACGATAGTAGACGCCAAAGAGTTCTTCAGTATACACATGCCGGCATACTATGATGCCGTCATCAAGGGTGTGGCTACTATTATGACCTCGTATTCCAGCTGGAACGGGGTCAAAATGCACGCCAACCGTTTTCTCGTCACTGATTTCCTCAAAAACAGGCTCAAGTTCAAG GGGTTTGTTATATCGGATTGGCAAGGGATTGACAGGATCACTACTCCTGAACATACTAATTATACGTATTCGATCATAGCTGGGATGAATGCTGGCATTGATATG TTCATGGTCCCATACAACTACACGGAGTTCATCGATGGTTTAACTTATCTAGTCAAGAACCGGTTCATACCAACGAGCCGTGTAGACGATGCGGTTAAGAGGATTCTAAGGGTCAAGTTCTCCATGGGCCTGTTTGAGAAACCGTTGGCTGATTACAGCATGGCTAAGTACCTTGGAAGCCAG GAACACAGAGATCTGGCAAGGGAAGCTGTGAGGAAAACGCTTGTATTATTGAAAAACGGTAAATCTTTAAAGACGCCACTGTTACCACTTCCTAAGCAGGCGTCGAAGATACTGGTTGCAGGATCTCATGCTGATAATATCGGCTATCAATGTGGTGGATGGACAATCGAGTGGCAAGGGCTTTCAGGAGATATTACTGATGGTACAACAATCTTATCTGCTGTGAAAAAAACCGTTGGCCCAAAAACTCAAGTGGTCTACAATGAGAACCCGAGCGATAGTTTTGTCAAGTCTAACAAATTCGACTACGCGATTGTCGTGGTGGGTGAGCACCCGTACGCCGAGACATTTGGAGACAGCAAGAATCTGACAATCCCAGAGCCTGGACCAAGCACGATCAACAACGTCTGCGGCTCAGTGAAATGTGTGGTGGTCGTGATCAGTGGCCGGCCTGTAGTGATTCAACCTTATCTTAAAACCATAGATGCCCTTGTGGCTGCTTGGCTTCCGGGATCCGAGGGTCAAGGTGTCACGGATGTCCTCTTTGGTGACTATGGGTTTACGGGTAAGCTTGCGCGTACTTGGTTCAAGTCTGTTAATCAGCTCCCGATGAATGTTGGAGACGCACATTATGATCCGTTGTACCCGTTTGGGTTCGGGCTCACAACTAAGCCTAGGAAGAATTAG
- the LOC110904336 gene encoding beta-glucosidase BoGH3B isoform X2, with protein MGVKNMGKASVLLIMVICCWISMAEAEYFKYKDPKKPIGVRIKDLMKRMTLEEKIGQMTQIDKKVASNEVINKYFIGSVLSGGGSVPAKQASPKTWVDMVNDYQKGSLSTRLGIPLIYGIDAVHGHNNVYKATIFPHNVGLGVTRDPVLVKKIGAATAREVRATGIQYAFAPCIAVCRDPRWGRCYESYSEDPKIVKLMTEIIPGLQGEIPAGSRKGVPFVGGPDKVAACAKHYLGDGGTHLGTNEGNTIVDAKEFFSIHMPAYYDAVIKGVATIMTSYSSWNGVKMHANRFLVTDFLKNRLKFKGFVISDWQGIDRITTPEHTNYTYSIIAGMNAGIDMFMVPYNYTEFIDGLTYLVKNRFIPTSRVDDAVKRILRVKFSMGLFEKPLADYSMAKYLGSQEHRDLAREAVRKTLVLLKNGKSLKTPLLPLPKQASKILVAGSHADNIGYQCGGWTIEWQGLSGDITDGTTILSAVKKTVGPKTQVVYNENPSDSFVKSNKFDYAIVVVGEHPYAETFGDSKNLTIPEPGPSTINNVCGSVKCVVVVISGRPVVIQPYLKTIDALVAAWLPGSEGQGVTDVLFGDYGFTGKLARTWFKSVNQLPMNVGDAHYDPLYPFGFGLTTKPRKN; from the exons ATGGGGGTCAAGAACATGGGTAAAGCTTCAGTTTTGTTGATTATGGTGATATGCTGCTGGATCTCCATGGCTGAAGCAGAGTACTTTAAATACAAAGACCCAAAAAAACCAATTGGTGTTAGGATCAAAGATTTGATGAAAAGAATGACTTTAGAAGAAAAGATTGGGCAAATGACACAAATTGATAAAAAAGTTGCATCCAATGAGGTCATCAACAAGTACTTCATTG GGAGTGTGTTGAGTGGAGGAGGGAGTGTTCCAGCCAAACAGGCATCCCCAAAAACATGGGTTGACATGGTCAACGATTACCAAAAGGGGTCGTTATCGACCCGATTGGGGATACCGTTGATTTATGGGATTGATGCTGTTCATGGTCATAACAATGTTTACAAAGCTACAATCTTTCCTCACAATGTTGGTCTTGGAGTTACCAG GGACCCAGTTCTGGTCAAGAAGATTGGAGCTGCAACTGCACGTGAAGTTAGAGCCACTGGGATACAATATGCTTTTGCACCTTGTATTGCA GTTTGTAGAGATCCGAGATGGGGCCGTTGCTATGAGAGTTACAGTGAAGATCCGAAGATTGTTAAGCTAATGACTGAGATTATTCCCGGTTTACAAGGAGAGATCCCTGCTGGTTCAAGAAAGGGTGTTCCTTTTGTCGGTGGACC AGATAAAGTAGCAGCATGTGCTAAGCATTATTTGGGAGATGGTGGGACCCACCTGGGCACAAACGAAGGCAACACGATAGTAGACGCCAAAGAGTTCTTCAGTATACACATGCCGGCATACTATGATGCCGTCATCAAGGGTGTGGCTACTATTATGACCTCGTATTCCAGCTGGAACGGGGTCAAAATGCACGCCAACCGTTTTCTCGTCACTGATTTCCTCAAAAACAGGCTCAAGTTCAAG GGGTTTGTTATATCGGATTGGCAAGGGATTGACAGGATCACTACTCCTGAACATACTAATTATACGTATTCGATCATAGCTGGGATGAATGCTGGCATTGATATG TTCATGGTCCCATACAACTACACGGAGTTCATCGATGGTTTAACTTATCTAGTCAAGAACCGGTTCATACCAACGAGCCGTGTAGACGATGCGGTTAAGAGGATTCTAAGGGTCAAGTTCTCCATGGGCCTGTTTGAGAAACCGTTGGCTGATTACAGCATGGCTAAGTACCTTGGAAGCCAG GAACACAGAGATCTGGCAAGGGAAGCTGTGAGGAAAACGCTTGTATTATTGAAAAACGGTAAATCTTTAAAGACGCCACTGTTACCACTTCCTAAGCAGGCGTCGAAGATACTGGTTGCAGGATCTCATGCTGATAATATCGGCTATCAATGTGGTGGATGGACAATCGAGTGGCAAGGGCTTTCAGGAGATATTACTGATGGTACAACAATCTTATCTGCTGTGAAAAAAACCGTTGGCCCAAAAACTCAAGTGGTCTACAATGAGAACCCGAGCGATAGTTTTGTCAAGTCTAACAAATTCGACTACGCGATTGTCGTGGTGGGTGAGCACCCGTACGCCGAGACATTTGGAGACAGCAAGAATCTGACAATCCCAGAGCCTGGACCAAGCACGATCAACAACGTCTGCGGCTCAGTGAAATGTGTGGTGGTCGTGATCAGTGGCCGGCCTGTAGTGATTCAACCTTATCTTAAAACCATAGATGCCCTTGTGGCTGCTTGGCTTCCGGGATCCGAGGGTCAAGGTGTCACGGATGTCCTCTTTGGTGACTATGGGTTTACGGGTAAGCTTGCGCGTACTTGGTTCAAGTCTGTTAATCAGCTCCCGATGAATGTTGGAGACGCACATTATGATCCGTTGTACCCGTTTGGGTTCGGGCTCACAACTAAGCCTAGGAAGAATTAG
- the LOC110907590 gene encoding replication protein A 70 kDa DNA-binding subunit A-like yields the protein MAVATPNWSTAADVVVYDVIEKSGQELKRIRADVERLPDLQIELDGLKQEHQKLRAHSKQSEMEGRSLIYLNDIDDKTTAFTIKVKVLRLWRKPNPKKVGEIWAIEMVLMDEKGTKVQATVWSNNFKRHEKMLEENECYTVFKPRVDESNPKFKHFDTKYVLTFNFETTIRKCNNFIGPTYGFELSSFKAIKDGGVSSKFRIDFIGYVEKWFPREDTTTRHGKTSYKMDLILRDLEGIALTLTLWEEYCDQMQEYISKNKAEVHVVLIVQFGSITDYKGNINASNAFNITKLFINERNEKISNFRRSYIAKNSVGRISEITKVMHVIVVGTVRAVNKDNGWYYLGCESCNRKASPSLIFPEDDDGSDDIDMKEVLICTNKDYKRDVVPAIYMYKLSLQVEDSTGTVNLTLFDRDTVKLLGLSAKQMVDKYVKQSSGGDKVTPVESDSFVDKKYAFKIRVGTYNVDKKVDGFSIYKLVDDPAIISTLEKKFDVPVEKNSSMNLPPTASSSQSDATSLPNNNEIMKSNVDLKRTLEDCYDLQNSSSFTPTKSRKSQPEDDVKA from the exons ATGGCAGTGGCGACACCCAACTGGTCCACGGCGGCAGATGTGGTGGTGTACGATG TTATTGAGAAGTCTGGTCAAGAGTTGAAGAGGATACGTGCTGATGTGGAAAGATTACCCGATCTGCAGATTGAACTTGATGGCTTGAAACAAGAACACCAGAAATTACG AGCTCATTCTAAACAATCAGAGATGGAAGGGAGAAGTCTAATCTATTTGAATGATATTGATGACAAAACAACAGCTTTTACGATAAAGGTAAAAGTACTTAGGCTTTGGAGAAAACCAAATCCCAAAAAGGTTGGTGAGATATGGGCTATTGAGATGGTGCTCATGGATGAAAAG GGGACCAAAGTGCAAGCCACTGTATGGAGTAATAACTTTAAAAGACATGAAAAAATGTTAGAAGAAAATGAATGTTATACAGTTTTTAAACCCCGAGTTGATGAAAGTAATCCAAAGTTTAAACATTTTGACACCAAATATGTGCTGACCTTCAATTTTGAAACAACTATTAGAAAGTGCAACAACTTCATAGGCCCAACATATGGGTTTGAGTTGTCATCATTTAAGGCTATTAAAGATGGTGGAGTTTCATCAAAATTTCGAATCG ACTTTATTGGTTATGTTGAGAAATGGTTTCCAAGGGAAGATACAACAACACGACATGGAAAAACGTCCTACAAGATGGACTTAATTTTGAGAGATTTGga GGGTATTGCCTTAACGTTGACATTGTGGGAGGAATATTGCGATCAGATGCAAGAGTACATCTCAAAAAATAAGGCAGAAGTACATGTTGTACTTATCGTACAATTTGGTAGCATCACTGACTACAAAG GCAACATCAATGCCTCAAACGCTTTCAATATCACTAAGTTGTTCATCAATGAACGCAATGAAAAGATTAGTAATTTTAGAAGAAG TTACATTGCAAAAAATTCTGTTGGTCGGATTAGTGAAATTACCAAG GTTATGCATGTTATTGTTGTTGGTACAGTTAGAGCTGTAAACAAAGACAACGGTTGGTATTATCTAGGTTGTGAAAGTTGTAATCGCAAGGCTTCCCCAAGTTTGATATTCCCAGAAGACGATGATGGAAGTGATGATATTGATATGAAAGAAGTTTTAATATGTACTAATAAGGATTACAAAAGAGATGTCGTACCGGCGATTTACAT GTACAAACTTTCACTACAAGTAGAGGATTCTACAGGAACCGTAAATCTAACTCTATTTGACCGTGACACAGTAAAACTTTTGGGTTTATCCGCCAAACAAATGGTTGACAAATATGTAAAG CAGTCTTCTGGTGGTGATAAAGTTACACCTGTTGAATCCGATTCCTTCGTCGACAAAAAGTATGCATTTAAAATTCGTGTTGGAACGTATAATGTGGACAAGAAGGTTGATGGATTTTCTATCTACAAGTTAGTGGATGATCCAGCTATAATTTCAACACTTGAAAAGAAGTTTGATGTTCCG GTAGAAAAAAATAGCTCAATGAATCTCCCCCCAACTGCTTCGTCGTCACAAAGTGATGCAACATCGCTGCCCAACAATAACGAGATTATGAAGAGTAATGTTGATCTCAAACGCACCTTGGAAGATTGTTATGATCTACAAAATTCGTCTTCATTTACTCCAACAAAAAGTCGAAAAAGTCAACCAGAAGATGATGTCAAGGCTtaa